One segment of Rhodanobacter thiooxydans DNA contains the following:
- the rplV gene encoding 50S ribosomal protein L22, with product MSTEAKAILRGARISAQKARLVADLVRGLPVGRASDVLTYTNKKAAHLVRKVLLSAVANAENNLGADVDELKVASIFVDEGPAMKRMYARAKGRGSRILKRTSHITVVVGN from the coding sequence ATGAGCACTGAAGCCAAAGCGATCCTGCGCGGCGCCCGCATCTCGGCGCAAAAGGCACGCCTGGTGGCTGATCTGGTCCGCGGTCTTCCCGTGGGCCGGGCCAGCGACGTGCTCACCTACACCAACAAGAAGGCCGCGCACCTTGTCCGCAAGGTGCTGCTGTCGGCCGTCGCCAACGCCGAGAACAATCTCGGCGCGGATGTCGACGAGCTGAAGGTGGCCAGCATCTTCGTCGACGAAGGTCCGGCGATGAAGCGCATGTATGCCCGCGCCAAAGGCCGCGGTTCGCGCATTCTCAAGCGCACCAGCCACATCACTGTGGTTGTTGGTAACTGA
- the rpsS gene encoding 30S ribosomal protein S19 codes for MPRSLKKGPFVDLHLAKKVEAAVSANNKRPIKTWSRRSMILPEMVGLTIAIHNGRQHVPVLINENMVGHKLGEFAVTRTFKGHVGDKKGK; via the coding sequence ATGCCGCGTTCTCTGAAGAAAGGTCCGTTCGTCGACCTTCACCTCGCGAAGAAGGTGGAAGCTGCGGTTTCCGCCAACAACAAGCGCCCGATCAAGACCTGGTCGCGCCGCTCGATGATCCTGCCGGAAATGGTCGGCTTGACCATCGCCATCCACAACGGCCGCCAGCACGTGCCCGTCCTGATCAACGAGAACATGGTCGGGCACAAGCTCGGCGAGTTCGCGGTGACCCGTACGTTCAAAGGCCATGTCGGCGACAAGAAGGGCAAGTGA
- the rplB gene encoding 50S ribosomal protein L2, protein MALINHKPTSPGRRDAVSVKTEGLYKGAPYAALTESQSRTGGRNHHGRITVRHRGGGHKQHYRIIDFKRDKEGIAARVERIEYDPNRTAHIALLCYADGERRYIIAPKGVQVDDRLVSGRDAPIKAGNCLQLRNIPMGSTIHCIELRPGKGAQIARSAGASVQLVARESGYATLRLRSGEMRRVSVDCRATIGEVGNGEHSLKKLGKAGAKRWVGIRPTVRGVVMNPVDHPHGGGEGKTSGGRHPVSPWGTPAKGYKTRNNKRTQQFIVRRRTK, encoded by the coding sequence ATGGCACTAATCAACCACAAGCCGACCTCGCCGGGTCGTCGCGACGCAGTCAGCGTCAAGACGGAAGGCCTGTACAAGGGCGCGCCGTACGCGGCGTTGACCGAGTCGCAGTCCCGTACCGGTGGTCGCAATCACCACGGTCGCATCACCGTGCGTCATCGCGGTGGCGGTCACAAGCAGCATTACCGCATCATCGATTTCAAGCGCGACAAGGAAGGCATTGCCGCCCGCGTCGAGCGCATCGAATACGATCCGAACCGCACTGCGCACATCGCGCTGCTGTGCTACGCCGACGGTGAGCGTCGTTACATCATCGCGCCGAAGGGCGTGCAGGTGGACGATCGTCTGGTATCCGGCCGCGATGCGCCGATCAAGGCCGGCAACTGCCTGCAGCTGCGCAACATTCCGATGGGCAGCACGATCCATTGCATCGAGCTGCGCCCCGGCAAGGGCGCGCAGATCGCCCGCAGCGCTGGTGCCTCGGTGCAGCTGGTCGCCCGCGAGTCCGGTTACGCCACGCTGCGTCTGCGCTCCGGCGAGATGCGCCGCGTCTCGGTCGATTGCCGCGCCACCATCGGCGAAGTCGGCAACGGCGAGCACAGCCTGAAGAAGCTGGGCAAGGCCGGCGCCAAGCGCTGGGTAGGCATTCGCCCGACCGTTCGCGGCGTGGTGATGAACCCGGTCGACCACCCGCACGGTGGTGGTGAAGGCAAGACTTCTGGCGGTCGTCATCCGGTCAGCCCGTGGGGCACGCCGGCCAAGGGTTACAAGACCCGTAACAACAAGCGCACGCAGCAGTTCATCGTGCGTCGTCGTACCAAGTAA
- the rplW gene encoding 50S ribosomal protein L23, with translation MNNERILDTLRAPHISEKSARLAEHNQYVFVVAPAATKADVRAAVEKLFDVKVEQVNLVNTKGKVKAFRQRAGSRQGKRKAYVRLADGQTIDVSAKA, from the coding sequence ATGAACAACGAACGCATTCTCGACACGCTGCGCGCACCGCACATCTCCGAGAAATCGGCGCGCTTGGCCGAGCATAACCAGTATGTATTCGTGGTCGCCCCTGCAGCGACCAAGGCCGATGTCCGCGCTGCCGTGGAGAAGCTGTTCGACGTCAAGGTCGAACAGGTGAACCTCGTCAACACCAAAGGCAAGGTCAAAGCCTTCCGTCAACGCGCTGGCAGCCGCCAGGGCAAGCGCAAGGCCTATGTGCGCCTCGCCGATGGTCAGACCATCGACGTGTCCGCCAAGGCCTGA
- the rplD gene encoding 50S ribosomal protein L4: MELNVIGAKPLSVSDEVFGGEYKKALVHQVVVAYQAAGRAGTKAQLSRGEMSGTTKKFKKQKGGGARHGDYRAPIFVGGGVTFAAKPRSYEQKVNRKAYRVAIRSIFSELARQGRLKVVESFGIESPKTSAMVAKLAELDVSGRVLLVSEDASEAVFLAARNIPYIHVLDVMALNPVSLVGSDHVVMTVDAVKKVEEWLA, encoded by the coding sequence ATGGAATTGAATGTCATTGGCGCCAAGCCGCTCAGCGTGTCGGACGAAGTGTTCGGCGGCGAGTACAAGAAGGCCCTGGTTCATCAGGTTGTGGTTGCCTACCAGGCGGCCGGTCGCGCCGGTACCAAGGCGCAGCTGTCGCGTGGCGAGATGTCCGGCACCACCAAGAAGTTCAAGAAGCAGAAGGGTGGTGGCGCCCGTCACGGTGACTACCGTGCGCCGATCTTCGTCGGCGGTGGTGTCACGTTTGCCGCCAAGCCGCGCAGCTACGAGCAGAAGGTCAACCGCAAGGCATACCGCGTCGCGATCCGCTCGATCTTCTCCGAGCTGGCCCGCCAGGGCCGCCTGAAGGTGGTCGAGAGCTTCGGCATCGAGTCGCCGAAGACCTCCGCGATGGTGGCCAAGCTGGCCGAGCTGGACGTTTCCGGTCGCGTGCTGCTGGTGTCGGAAGACGCCTCCGAGGCGGTGTTCCTGGCTGCCCGCAACATCCCGTATATCCATGTGCTGGACGTGATGGCGCTGAACCCGGTCAGCCTGGTCGGTTCCGACCATGTGGTGATGACGGTTGACGCCGTGAAGAAGGTCGAGGAGTGGCTGGCATGA
- the rplC gene encoding 50S ribosomal protein L3, with product MSIGLVGRKCGMSRLFTEDGRSIPVTLIEATPNRVTQVKTDDNDGYSAVQVSAGSKRANLLTQPLKGHYAKAKVEPGRGLWEFRVAAEDLGKYEVGAEIKADDVFSVGQIVDVAGVSKGKGFQGTIKRWNFKMGDATHGNSLSHRAPGSIGQRQTPGRVFPGKKMAGHMGAVRRSAQGLEVVKVDAERHLIAVKGAVPGATGGDVIIRPTTKG from the coding sequence ATGAGTATCGGATTGGTTGGCCGCAAATGCGGCATGAGCCGACTCTTCACTGAAGATGGCCGCTCGATTCCGGTGACGCTGATTGAAGCGACGCCGAACCGCGTGACCCAGGTGAAGACGGATGATAATGATGGCTACAGCGCCGTCCAGGTTTCCGCGGGCAGCAAGCGCGCGAATCTGCTGACGCAGCCGCTGAAGGGCCACTACGCGAAGGCCAAGGTTGAGCCGGGTCGTGGTCTGTGGGAATTCCGCGTGGCTGCCGAGGATCTCGGCAAGTACGAAGTGGGCGCCGAGATCAAGGCAGACGACGTGTTCTCCGTCGGCCAGATCGTCGATGTCGCCGGCGTGTCCAAGGGCAAGGGCTTCCAGGGCACCATCAAGCGCTGGAACTTCAAGATGGGTGACGCCACCCACGGTAACTCGCTGTCGCATCGCGCACCGGGCTCCATCGGTCAGCGCCAGACGCCGGGTCGCGTGTTTCCGGGCAAGAAGATGGCCGGTCACATGGGTGCCGTGCGCCGTTCGGCGCAAGGGCTGGAAGTGGTCAAGGTCGACGCCGAGCGTCACCTGATTGCGGTGAAGGGCGCGGTGCCGGGTGCAACCGGTGGCGACGTCATCATCCGCCCGACGACCAAGGGTTGA
- the rpsJ gene encoding 30S ribosomal protein S10, whose amino-acid sequence MANQKIRIRLKAYDHRLIDRSASEIVETAKRTGATVLGPIPLPTKIERYTILTSPHVDKDARDQYETRTHKRVLDIVDPNDKTVDALMKLDLAAGVDVQIKLG is encoded by the coding sequence ATGGCGAACCAGAAGATTCGGATTCGGCTGAAAGCGTACGATCATCGACTGATCGACCGCTCTGCCAGCGAGATCGTCGAGACGGCAAAGCGCACGGGTGCCACGGTACTCGGCCCGATTCCGCTTCCGACCAAGATCGAGCGTTACACCATTCTGACGTCGCCGCACGTCGACAAGGATGCACGCGACCAGTACGAGACCCGTACCCACAAGCGTGTGCTCGATATCGTCGACCCGAACGACAAGACCGTGGACGCGCTCATGAAGCTTGATCTCGCCGCTGGCGTCGATGTTCAGATCAAGCTCGGTTGA
- the tuf gene encoding elongation factor Tu, with the protein MAKGKFERTKPHVNVGTIGHVDHGKTTLTAALTKVGAERFGGEFKDYSAIDAAPEEKARGITISTAHVEYESPIRHYAHVDCPGHADYVKNMITGAAQMDGAILVCSAADGPMPQTREHILLSRQVGVPYIVVFLNKADMVDDAELLELVEMEVRELLSKYDFPGDDTPIIHGSALKALEGDQSEIGVPAIIKLVDALDSYIPEPVRAIDKPFLMPVEDVFSISGRGTVVTGRIERGIIKVGDEIEVVGIRDTQKTTVTGVEMFRKLLDQGQAGDNAGLLLRGLKRDDVERGQVLAKPGTITPHTDFEAEVYVLSKDEGGRHTPFFKGYRPQFYFRTTDVTGACQLPEGVEMVMPGDNVKMVVSLIHPIAMDEGLRFAIREGGRTVGAGVVAKVIK; encoded by the coding sequence ATGGCAAAGGGTAAATTCGAACGCACCAAGCCGCATGTCAACGTCGGCACGATTGGTCACGTGGATCACGGCAAGACGACGCTGACGGCAGCGCTGACGAAGGTCGGCGCGGAGCGCTTCGGTGGCGAGTTCAAGGATTACAGCGCGATCGACGCGGCGCCGGAAGAGAAGGCGCGCGGCATCACGATCTCGACGGCGCACGTGGAATACGAGTCGCCGATCCGCCACTACGCGCACGTGGACTGCCCGGGCCATGCCGACTACGTGAAGAACATGATCACCGGTGCGGCGCAGATGGACGGCGCGATCCTGGTGTGCTCGGCCGCCGATGGCCCGATGCCGCAGACGCGCGAGCACATCCTGCTGAGCCGTCAGGTCGGCGTGCCGTACATCGTGGTGTTCCTGAACAAGGCGGACATGGTCGACGACGCCGAGCTGCTCGAGCTGGTCGAGATGGAAGTGCGCGAGTTGCTCAGCAAGTACGACTTCCCGGGCGACGACACGCCGATCATCCACGGTTCGGCGCTGAAGGCGCTGGAAGGTGATCAGAGCGAGATCGGCGTGCCGGCGATCATCAAGCTGGTGGACGCGCTGGACAGCTACATCCCGGAGCCGGTACGTGCGATCGACAAGCCGTTCCTGATGCCGGTGGAAGACGTGTTCTCGATCTCGGGCCGCGGTACCGTGGTGACCGGTCGTATCGAGCGCGGAATCATCAAGGTCGGTGACGAAATCGAAGTGGTCGGCATCCGCGACACGCAGAAGACGACCGTGACCGGCGTGGAAATGTTCCGCAAGCTGCTGGACCAGGGTCAGGCGGGCGACAATGCCGGTCTGCTGCTGCGCGGCCTGAAGCGTGACGACGTGGAGCGTGGCCAGGTGCTGGCCAAGCCGGGCACGATCACCCCGCACACCGATTTCGAAGCCGAAGTCTACGTGCTGTCGAAGGACGAGGGTGGCCGTCATACGCCGTTCTTCAAGGGTTACCGTCCGCAGTTCTATTTCCGCACGACCGACGTGACCGGCGCCTGCCAGCTGCCGGAAGGCGTGGAAATGGTGATGCCGGGCGACAACGTGAAGATGGTGGTGAGCCTGATCCACCCGATCGCGATGGACGAAGGCCTGCGTTTCGCCATTCGCGAAGGCGGCCGCACCGTCGGCGCCGGCGTAGTGGCCAAGGTCATCAAGTAA
- the fusA gene encoding elongation factor G, with protein sequence MARTTPIERYRNFGIMAHIDAGKTTTTERILFYTGVSHKIGEVHDGAATMDWMEQEQERGITITSAATTAFWSGMDRSMPQHRFNIIDTPGHVDFTIEVERSLRVLDGAVFVLCAVGGVQPQSETVWRQANKYKVPRLAFVNKMDRTGANFDKVVDQLKARLGAHPVPMQVPIGAEDNFEGVVDLLKMKAITWDMESQGMKFEYQDIPANLADKAAEAHSFMVESAAEATEELMNKYLEGGDLSEGEIIAGLRQRTLANEIIPVFCGTAFKNKGVQAMLDAVVQLLPSPADRPPVAGIDENDHDATRKADDAAPFSALAFKIMTDPFVGSLTFFRVYSGTLNSGDAVYNPVKSKKERIGRILQMHANERQELKEVRAGDIAAAVGLKDVTTGDTLCAQDHVITLERMTFPEPVISMAVEPKTKSDQEKMGIALGRLAAEDPSFRVRTDEESGQTIISGMGELHLDILVDRMRREFNVEANVGKPQVAYRETIRSSDVKSDYKHAKQSGGKGQYGHVVIELSPMTEEDRKNPAVKDDFLFINDITGGVIPKEFIPSVEKGLRETITSGPLAGFPVVGVKVKLVFGSYHDVDSSEMAFKLAASMAFKQGFAKASPVLLEPIMKVEVVTPEEYVGDVMGDMSRRRGLLQGQDDTPSGKTIDAMVPLGEMFGYATTIRSLTQGRATFTMEFDHYAEAPNNIAEQVMKKA encoded by the coding sequence ATGGCACGCACCACTCCCATCGAGCGCTATCGCAACTTCGGCATCATGGCTCACATCGATGCCGGCAAGACCACCACCACGGAGCGCATCCTGTTTTACACCGGCGTCAGCCACAAGATTGGCGAGGTGCACGACGGTGCGGCCACGATGGACTGGATGGAGCAGGAGCAGGAGCGCGGCATCACCATCACGTCGGCAGCAACGACGGCGTTCTGGAGCGGCATGGATCGCTCCATGCCGCAGCATCGCTTCAACATCATCGATACCCCGGGACACGTTGACTTCACCATCGAGGTGGAGCGTTCGCTGCGCGTGCTCGACGGCGCGGTATTCGTGCTGTGTGCGGTCGGTGGCGTGCAGCCGCAATCCGAGACCGTATGGCGCCAGGCCAACAAGTACAAGGTTCCGCGTCTTGCATTCGTCAACAAGATGGATCGCACCGGTGCCAACTTCGACAAGGTGGTCGACCAGCTGAAGGCTCGTCTTGGCGCTCATCCGGTGCCGATGCAGGTGCCGATCGGCGCCGAAGACAACTTTGAGGGCGTGGTCGACCTGCTCAAGATGAAGGCGATCACCTGGGACATGGAATCCCAGGGCATGAAGTTCGAGTACCAGGACATTCCTGCGAATCTGGCCGACAAGGCTGCAGAAGCGCACAGCTTCATGGTGGAGTCGGCCGCCGAGGCCACCGAAGAGCTGATGAACAAGTACCTCGAGGGCGGCGACCTCAGCGAGGGTGAGATCATCGCCGGCCTACGTCAGCGCACGCTGGCGAACGAGATCATCCCGGTATTCTGCGGCACCGCGTTCAAGAACAAGGGCGTCCAGGCGATGCTCGACGCGGTGGTCCAGCTGCTGCCGTCGCCCGCCGATCGCCCGCCGGTCGCCGGCATCGACGAGAACGATCACGACGCCACGCGCAAGGCCGACGATGCCGCGCCGTTCTCCGCGCTCGCGTTCAAGATCATGACCGACCCGTTCGTCGGCTCGCTGACGTTCTTCCGTGTCTACTCGGGCACGTTGAACTCCGGCGACGCCGTGTACAACCCGGTCAAGAGCAAGAAGGAGCGCATTGGCCGCATCCTGCAGATGCACGCGAACGAGCGTCAGGAACTGAAGGAAGTCCGTGCCGGTGACATCGCCGCCGCGGTCGGCCTGAAGGACGTGACGACCGGCGACACGCTGTGCGCGCAGGATCACGTCATCACCCTGGAGCGCATGACGTTCCCGGAGCCGGTGATCTCGATGGCGGTCGAGCCGAAAACCAAGTCGGACCAGGAAAAGATGGGCATCGCCCTCGGCCGTCTGGCCGCGGAGGATCCGTCGTTCCGCGTGCGCACGGACGAAGAGTCGGGCCAGACCATCATCTCGGGCATGGGCGAGCTGCACCTGGACATCCTGGTCGATCGCATGCGTCGCGAGTTCAACGTCGAGGCGAACGTCGGCAAGCCGCAGGTGGCCTACCGCGAGACGATCCGTTCGTCGGACGTCAAGTCGGACTACAAGCACGCCAAGCAGTCGGGCGGCAAGGGTCAGTACGGTCACGTCGTGATCGAGCTGTCGCCGATGACGGAAGAGGATCGCAAGAACCCGGCCGTGAAGGACGACTTCCTCTTCATCAACGACATCACCGGTGGCGTGATTCCGAAGGAATTCATCCCGTCGGTCGAAAAGGGCCTGCGCGAGACCATCACCAGTGGTCCGCTGGCCGGCTTCCCGGTGGTGGGCGTAAAGGTCAAACTCGTGTTCGGTTCGTACCACGACGTCGACTCGTCGGAAATGGCGTTCAAGCTGGCCGCCTCGATGGCGTTCAAGCAAGGCTTCGCGAAGGCGAGCCCGGTGCTGCTTGAGCCGATCATGAAGGTCGAGGTCGTGACCCCGGAAGAGTATGTGGGTGACGTGATGGGTGACATGAGTCGTCGTCGCGGCCTGCTCCAGGGCCAGGACGACACGCCGTCGGGCAAGACCATCGACGCGATGGTTCCGCTGGGCGAGATGTTCGGCTATGCGACCACGATTCGCTCGCTGACCCAGGGGCGTGCCACCTTCACGATGGAATTCGACCATTACGCCGAGGCGCCGAACAACATCGCCGAGCAGGTCATGAAGAAGGCCTGA
- the rpsG gene encoding 30S ribosomal protein S7 — MSRKGSHPARLVLPDPKHGSQLIARFINMVMKSGKKSVAESIVYGALQHIGEKNAEPVALVEKALNNIAPAVEVKSRRVGGATYQVPVEVRPGRRMALAMRWVIDAARKRGETSMPRKLAAELLEASESRGGAAKKREETHRMAEANKAFSHYRW, encoded by the coding sequence ATGTCGCGTAAAGGTTCACATCCCGCCCGTCTGGTCCTGCCGGATCCCAAGCATGGCAGCCAGCTGATCGCCCGCTTCATCAACATGGTGATGAAGAGCGGCAAGAAGTCGGTCGCCGAGAGCATCGTCTACGGTGCGCTGCAGCACATTGGCGAGAAGAATGCCGAGCCGGTGGCCTTGGTCGAGAAGGCACTCAACAACATCGCTCCGGCAGTCGAGGTGAAATCCCGCCGCGTCGGTGGCGCCACCTATCAGGTGCCGGTCGAAGTGCGTCCGGGTCGCCGCATGGCGCTGGCGATGCGCTGGGTCATCGACGCTGCCCGCAAGCGTGGCGAGACCTCGATGCCGCGCAAGCTGGCCGCCGAGTTGCTGGAGGCTTCCGAGAGCCGCGGTGGCGCCGCCAAGAAGCGCGAAGAGACGCATCGCATGGCGGAAGCCAACAAGGCCTTCTCGCACTACCGCTGGTAA
- the rpsL gene encoding 30S ribosomal protein S12, with protein sequence MTTVNQLVRKNRSPKTYKSGSPALQSSPQRRGVCTRVYTTTPKKPNSALRKVAKVRLTNGFEVISYIGGEGHNLQEHSVVLIRGGRVKDLPGVRYHTVRGSLDCAGVTKRRQSRSKYGAKRPKK encoded by the coding sequence ATGACGACAGTCAACCAGTTGGTGCGCAAAAACCGCAGCCCCAAGACCTACAAGAGTGGGTCGCCCGCCCTGCAGAGCAGCCCGCAGCGTCGTGGCGTCTGCACGCGCGTCTACACGACCACCCCGAAGAAGCCGAACTCGGCCCTGCGCAAGGTGGCCAAGGTGCGCCTGACCAATGGCTTCGAGGTCATCAGCTATATCGGTGGCGAAGGGCACAATCTGCAGGAGCACTCGGTGGTGCTGATCCGCGGTGGCCGCGTCAAGGATCTGCCCGGCGTGCGTTACCACACGGTGCGCGGCAGCCTCGACTGCGCCGGCGTTACCAAGCGTCGCCAGTCGCGCTCGAAGTACGGCGCCAAGCGCCCGAAAAAGTAA